Within the Fischerella sp. PCC 9605 genome, the region AGATCCCCGACTTTTATAAAAAGTCGGGGATCTTGTTGTTCACGCATGATTTAGGACTGCTATATACTTAATAAGCATCACGTCGATGAACGATAGTATTGACGATAACTTGACTGCTCTCATCATCAACTTGGTAAATCACTCAATAATCACCGATACGATAGCGATAGTAACCAGCAAAATCTCCCTTCAGCGCTTTAATATTGGGATGAAAACGCGGATTTTGTTCCAAGTATTCAAAACATCTGGCAATTTTCTTTGCTAAAGCTTGGTCTGCTGAGGCATAAACTTCCTGTGCTTCAACCGATAAAACAACTTCATACATCAGATCTGATGTTTCTCCAATTAGTTACCTTACCTGCTGCAATATCCTTTTTCCCACGCTCAAAGGATTCTATAAAACCAGGTATATCAAGTAATTCCTGAGTTGCTTCTTCGCTTTCCTTCTCAGATAGATATGCTATAAATTCAGCTACCATCTCTAAGCGTTCAGATGATAATCCATCTAAATATTGATTGATTTGCTGGCGAATTGTGGTGGAATTCATAGTTTTTTCTGGCATTTGCTTACTTTAAATGTAGGACTCATATTTGATTTTTGAAATATACG harbors:
- a CDS encoding type II toxin-antitoxin system RelE family toxin — its product is MYEVVLSVEAQEVYASADQALAKKIARCFEYLEQNPRFHPNIKALKGDFAGYYRYRIGDY